Proteins from a single region of Cryptococcus neoformans var. neoformans JEC21 chromosome 6 sequence:
- a CDS encoding cytochrome c heme lyase (cchl), putative has product MKWNIGSSSASLQVPVDHTSATSIPSDHPPIPSSSSSRPPAQCPMHQADVSPPPAAANAPAKCPIQHDALDPTTHMPVNLSLSRQPDQKLDLPTERTASTIPRPSSAPGGEAYGTGNTWDYPSPQQFYNALVRKGWETPEDSVEVMVAIHNFLNERAWDEVMKWEKRLPGGDQSQLSRFQGRPGELSPKARFHLWAGKLFPSKFNTEPPFDRHDWVVTRRSPSSPQETVTARYVIDYYSAPPDEDGNPVFSLDVRPALDSLEAIKQRISVGVEEWLRGDVD; this is encoded by the exons ATGAAGTGGAACATCggttcttcctctgcttctctGCAGGTCCCTGTGGACCACACCTCAGCCACATCTATCCCATCAGACCAccctcccatcccctcttcctcgtcttcccgTCCCCCCGCTCAGTGCCCTATGCACCAAGCCGACGTCTCCCCCCCTCCAGCCGCCGCAAACGCCCCTGCAAAGTGCCCTATCCAGCACGATGCTCTCGATCCCACGACTCACATGCCCGTGAACCTCTCACTCTCCCGCCAACCTGACCAAAAACTCGACCTCCCTACGGAACGTactgcctccaccatcccccgtccttcctctgccCCTGGCGGTGAAGCTTATGGGACAGGCAACACATGGGACTACCCATCCCCCCAGCAGTTCTACAATGCCCTCGTAaggaaaggatgggaaaCTCCTGAGGATAGTGTAGAAGTCATGGTGGCAATTCACAACTTCTTGAATGAGAGGGCTTGGGATGAGGTTATGAAGTGGGAAAAGAGGTTGCCTGGCGGAGATCAGTCGCAGCTGTCGAGGTTCCAAGGTAGACCGGGAGAGTTGAGCCCCAAGGCGAGGTTCCACCTTTGGGCGGGCAAGTTGTTCCCTTCTAAATTCAA CACCGAACCTCCTTTCGATAGACACGATTGGGTGGTTACCCGCCGctcgccttcttcacctcaGGAAACCGTAACCGCCCGATACGTTATCGATTACTACTCTGCACCCCCAGACGAAGACGGAAACCCCGTCTTTTCCTTAGATGTGCGCCCAGCGCTGGATAGTTTGGAGGCTATCAAGCAGAGGATCAGTGTAGGTGTTGAGGAGTGGTTGAGAGGCGATGTGGATTAG
- a CDS encoding endopeptidase, putative, translated as MHYLAAALPLLTLALAAPSNRPSVPLTPLNSRQYSDDLVERQSWLLDQAKGLRSKYAPHLGERGQELRRRDIIDEGIMRRKRANQKRATGTVSLTDVGLDASYAGQVSIGTPAQDFLVIMDSGSSDLWVAGSTCTDSFCSQITTFDTSASSSFTTSNEAFNITYGSGDADGTLGTDTVSMAGFTVSDQTFGVVTSTSADLISYPLSGLMGLAWKSIASSGATPFWQALAASGDWDSPEMGVYLKRYRGDSTASQIETDGGEILFGGLNTSLYNGSVNYISIDESDEDYWRIPLEAMVIQGNSVSIASSSGGSNPSCAIDTGTTLIGVPSQTAYNIYSQIEGAEALSESTGYEGYYQYPCDTDVTVSLQFGGMSYSISNADMNLGSFTRDTSMCTGAFFAMDMSSRSPVQWIVGASFMKNVYTSFRYNPAAIGFAELVGGSSVSTGNSSSSTTSGGTSGSNGGGSSSSGTMEKSVQLGLLVGAAVVGLAAMI; from the exons ATGCACTACCTCGCCGCCGCCCTTCCACTTCTCACACTCGCCCTCGCCGCGCCCAGCAACCGCCCGAGCGTGCCCCTCACACCCCTCAACTCTAGACAATACTCGGATGACCTCGTCGAACGCCAGTCATGGCTGCTCGATCAAGCCAAAGGCCTCCGGAGCAAGTACGCTCCTCATCTCGGTGAGAGAGGACAAGAGCTTCGTAGGAGAGATATAATAGACGAGGGTATCATGAGACGGAAGCGGGCGAACCAGAAAAGAGCTACGGGGACCGTTTC CCTTACCGATGTGGGTCTCGATGCTTCGTACGCTGGACAGGTGTCGATCGG CACACCGGCACAGGATTTTCTTGTGATCATGGACAGCGGCTCCTCTGATCT CTGGGTTGCTGGTTCTACATGTACAGACAGCTTTTGCAGTCAAATAACCACCTTTGACACCAGTGCCTCGTCTTCGTTCACCACCAGCAATGAGGCGTTCAACATTACCTATGGATCGGGCGACGCCGACGGGACTCTTGGCACGGACACTGTCTCGATGGCCGGCTTCACCGTTTCTGACCAGACTTTCG GCGTCGTCACTTCTACATCCGCTGATTTGATCAGTTACCCTCTTTCCGGTCTTATGGGCTTAGCATGGAAGTCGATTGCTTCTTCCGGCGCGACTCCCTTCTGGCAAGCTCTTGCCGCCTCTGGTGACTGGGATTCCCCTGAAATGGGTGTTTACCTGAAGAGATACAGGGGTGACAGCACTGCGAGCCAGATCGAGACTGATGGCGGAGAGATCCTCTTTGG TGGGCTTAATACGAGTTTGTATAATGGTAGTGTCAACTACATCTCCATCGACGAATCCGACGAAGATTATTGGAGAATTCCTCTCGAGGCTATGGTCATCCAGGGCAACTCTGTCTCCAttgcctcctcttccggcGGCAGCAACCCTTCTTGTGCTATCGACACTGGAACTACCCTCATTGGTGTCCCCTCCCAGACCGCTTACAACATCTATTCTCAAATTGAGGGTGCCGAGGCGCTTTCTGAGTCTACTGGTTATGAGGGTTACTACCAGTACCCATGTGACACTGACGTGACCGTATCTCTCCAATTCGGCGGCATGTCTTATAGCATCTCCAATGCCGACATGAACCTCGGCTCTTTCACTAGGGATACTTCAATGTGTACCGGTGCCTTCTTTGCCATGGACAT GTCTTCCCGATCTCCCGTCCAATGGATCGTCGGTGCATCCTTCATGAAGAACGTCTACACCTCTTTCCGATACAACCCTGCCGCCATTGGCTTTGCCGAGCTCGTTGGCGGTTCCTCCGTCTCAACCGGCAATTCTTCTAGCTCTACCACTTCTGGCGGTACCTCTGGTTCTAACGGCGGtggatcttcttccagtgGCACTATGGAGAAGAGTGTGCAGTTGGGATTGCTCGTCGGTGCTGCGGTTGTTGGCCTTGCCGCAATGATCTAG
- a CDS encoding expressed protein, with protein MVYIAAHTPPYTPPHSPLPQCHRSTYYHLRSPEDSGESEPEDGKDTDFCNFTERMEIDEDAYVHPQAQSPFLSLCPELIQRILSTFGGRNVVCLANLAATCRKLRAHIYKCPDQAIWRDIYLEIYDDPRQASAFIKSRTTAEIDWRKRLQDREFIIRVLREWHVDRWELAAQHLDRICDTLLDMYMDLPAASTGLGNDTSCLEADIFHRFYSSKPALNPSVLSYLLSSPCFSHLYHHYRILPSSPPPTKRLRPRGSSSSNINDDAATNPTLSFHSVRFKVQVCTHPKLAKLHTLLPPRYDENDEQDREWRGFMRELVYSQKNFTEMNDWGPFTPDGKVDWVLVDALGSVMMSNAQEIVHNPDISDHWHDSIMPQSFGVEPTRGWGFSHIEHPLGVADGDVWDWAGVQGSWCGSYAFLDYTDWIALNEPRLILMRGRVAQLDLTHYHEAVGDLMRLNLELDYPSPASPSTTLPPLTTHLPTTRNSRLPPIHFIGTSLQSKSVTPDAAPLSSVRGVVQLTADDPPEVRWTLVIRYAGEDRWRLEGVQVGGRGSRRGFFGIWTDANKEEHSPNGPVWYWQS; from the exons ATGGTCTATATAGCAGCTCACACCCCACCATACACACCGCCGCACTCCCCATTACCACAATGCCATCGCTCCACCTATTACCATCTTAGATCTCCAGAAGACTCGGGCGAGAGCGAGCccgaggatgggaaggacACTGATTTTTGCAACTTCACGGAACGTATGgagattgatgaggatgcTTATGTACACCCACAAGCCCAGTCGCCGTTCTTGAGTCTTTGCCCAGAG CTGATACAGAGGATACTGTCAACTTTCGGTGGTCGAAACGTCGTCTGCTTGGCCAACTTGGCAGCTACATGCCGTAAGCTGCGAGCTCATATCTACAAA TGCCCAGATCAAGCCATCTGGAGAGATATATATCTAGAAATTTATGATGATCCTAGACAGGCGTCTGCTTTCATCAAAAGTCGCACAACTGCAGAGATCGATTGGCGAAAGCGGTTGCAGGATAGAGAATTTATTATTAGAGTGCTTAGAGAATGGCATGTTGACCGTTGGGAGCTTGCT GCCCAGCATCTCGATCGAATCTGCGACACTCTTCTAGACATGTACATGGACCTACCAGCCGCATCTACAGGACTTGGCAATGACACCTCATGTTTAGAGGCAGACATTTTCCATCGTTTCTACTCTTCCAAACCTGCTCTCAACCCTTCCGTTCTGTCTTACCtactctcttctccttgtttCTCACATTTGTACCATCATTACCGAatcctcccttcctcccctccgCCAACAAAGCGTCTCCGCCCTCGCGGTagttcttcctccaacatCAACGACGATGCCGCTACGAATCCCACCCTGTCATTTCACTCCGTCCGCTTCAAGGTCCAAGTCTGCACCCATCCAAAACTTGCCAAGCTGCATACTCTCCTGCCACCTAGGTAtgatgaaaatgatgaGCAAGACAGGGAATGGAGGGGTTTCATGAGAGAGTTGGTTTATTCTCAAAAGAACTTTACAGAGATGAATGACTGGGGCCCATTTACGCCTGACGGTAAGGTCGATTGGGTACTAGTCGACGCTCTTGGATCTGTTATGA TGTCGAATGCTCAAGAGATCGTCCATAATCCAGATATCAGTGATCACTGGCACGATTCGATCATGCCTCAATCATTCGGTGTCGAGCCCACGCGTGGTTGGGGGTTCTCACATATTGAGCACCCGCTCGGCGTCGCAGATGGTGATGTATGGGATTGGGCGGGTGTCCAGGGTAGTTGGTGTGGTTCTTACGCTTTCCTCGA TTATACTGACTGGATCGCTCTCAACGAACCGCGACTCATCCTTATGCGCGGCCGGGTCGCCCAGCTAGACCTTACACATTACCACGAAGCCGTTGGCGACCTCATGCGTCTCAATCTCGAGCTCGACTACCCTTCTcccgcttctccttccaccactCTCCCTCCGCTCACCACCCACCTTCCTACCACACGCAACTCGCGTTTGCCCCCGATTCATTTCATAGGGACAAGTTTGCAGAGTAAGAGTGTAACCCCCGATGCGGCGCCGTTGAGTTCCGTTAGAGGGGTGGTGCAACTGACGGCGGATGATCCGCCAGAAGTGAGGTGGACGTTGGTGATTAGATATGCGGGAGAGGATAGATGGAGATTGGAAGGCGTACAggttggaggaagggggagTAGGAGGGGATTCTTTGGG ATTTGGACTGATGCGAACAAGGAGGAACACTCACCTAACGGTCCAGTCTGGTATTGGCAGAGTTAA